The following proteins come from a genomic window of Magnetococcales bacterium:
- a CDS encoding Rrf2 family transcriptional regulator: MSAINRMTEYATIVMVRLAAEQSQPISAAGLAAEIPLAPTTLRKLLQVLANRGLLISRKGRNGGFILARPASEINLAQVMDAMNDPLELIPCHNPTSVCTLAHVCKPRPHWMRINQGIRSLLENTTLTQMIAEAKEPAP, translated from the coding sequence ATGTCAGCCATCAATCGCATGACCGAGTACGCCACAATCGTGATGGTGCGCCTCGCGGCGGAACAGTCCCAACCCATCAGTGCCGCCGGACTGGCCGCCGAAATTCCCCTGGCTCCCACCACGCTGCGGAAACTGTTGCAGGTTCTGGCCAACCGGGGATTGTTGATCTCCCGGAAGGGACGCAATGGCGGTTTCATCCTGGCGCGTCCCGCCTCGGAGATCAACCTGGCCCAGGTGATGGATGCCATGAACGATCCATTGGAACTGATCCCATGCCACAACCCCACCAGCGTGTGCACGCTTGCCCATGTCTGCAAACCGCGTCCCCACTGGATGCGCATCAACCAGGGAATCCGTTCCCTGCTGGAAAACACCACCCTGACTCAGATGATTGCCGAGGCCAAGGAGCCCGCACCATGA
- the sufC gene encoding Fe-S cluster assembly ATPase SufC: protein MLEVRNLHVTVMNKPILWGVELDLKPGEVHAIMGPNGSGKSTLANLLAGREDCQVTSGEVIYRGRNLLAMPPEERAREGVFLGFQNPVEIPGVSNTRLLKEAFNAHQRHHQRPEMDAVAFRDHLSDRAKRLGLSEEWLHRPVNVGFSGGEKKRNELLQLMVLEPHLAILDEIDSGLDIDALALVAEGINALRDQQRSMLLITHYPRLLEQVPPDHVHVLMGGKILLSGGMELARTLEKQGYGWLEEMAT from the coding sequence ATTCTGGAAGTCCGCAATCTGCATGTCACCGTCATGAACAAACCCATCCTGTGGGGAGTGGAACTGGACCTGAAACCCGGCGAAGTCCACGCCATCATGGGACCCAACGGTTCCGGCAAAAGCACTCTGGCCAACCTCCTGGCGGGACGGGAGGATTGTCAGGTGACCTCCGGAGAGGTGATCTATCGGGGACGGAATCTGTTGGCCATGCCTCCGGAAGAACGGGCCCGGGAAGGGGTGTTTCTCGGGTTCCAGAATCCGGTGGAAATCCCTGGCGTCAGCAACACCCGACTGTTGAAAGAGGCCTTCAATGCCCATCAACGCCATCATCAACGACCGGAAATGGATGCCGTGGCCTTTCGTGATCACCTCAGCGACCGGGCCAAACGGCTCGGATTGTCCGAGGAGTGGTTGCACCGACCGGTGAATGTGGGGTTTTCGGGAGGCGAGAAAAAACGCAACGAATTGCTGCAACTGATGGTCCTGGAGCCCCATCTGGCCATTCTCGACGAAATCGATTCCGGGTTGGATATCGACGCCCTGGCCCTGGTGGCGGAAGGAATCAACGCCTTGCGGGATCAGCAACGCTCCATGCTCCTCATCACCCACTATCCCCGCCTGCTGGAGCAGGTGCCTCCAGACCATGTGCATGTGCTCATGGGAGGGAAGATTCTTTTGTCCGGGGGGATGGAGTTGGCCAGAACACTCGAAAAACAGGGATACGGCTGGCTTGAGGAGATGGCGACATGA
- a CDS encoding response regulator, which translates to MNEQKDLVENAARPSLLIIDDQPFSIFILGQLLQQEYRVDFATGGTEGLQKARQLQPDLILLDVSMPDMDGYTVCQHLKREESTRSIPVLFITLLSDIENECHGLQLGALDYITKPFNADTLTKKIKNHLRTQQQLRTLATANQEMVRQARSREWVEQLTLHDLKSPLGWIINLPTLLEDIEGTTHAHLEVASMAGKAAYRMLDTINHAMDLYKLENQDMDLPNDSIDLTDLLNQVCRDMQPVAAARKINLRIVKAQETGYTVQGAFHLLYSLFGNLLKNAIEASPDQHDVTIRLFPGHTVQIHNHGAVPEMIRKNFFEKFVTHGKRHGSGLGSYAASLISKLHKGNIMLCAGMEETEIAVQLPASPTP; encoded by the coding sequence ATGAACGAACAGAAAGACCTGGTGGAAAACGCAGCCAGACCCTCCCTCCTGATCATCGATGATCAACCCTTCAGCATTTTTATTCTGGGTCAATTGCTGCAACAGGAATATCGGGTGGATTTTGCCACCGGAGGCACGGAAGGATTACAAAAAGCCCGCCAACTGCAACCGGATCTGATCCTGTTGGATGTCTCCATGCCGGATATGGATGGCTACACCGTTTGCCAACATTTGAAACGCGAAGAGAGCACCCGCTCGATCCCCGTGCTGTTCATCACCTTGTTGAGCGACATCGAAAACGAATGCCACGGTCTGCAACTCGGCGCCCTGGATTACATCACCAAACCGTTCAACGCCGATACGCTCACCAAGAAAATCAAGAATCATCTGCGCACCCAACAACAACTGCGCACCCTGGCCACCGCGAACCAGGAGATGGTCCGCCAAGCCCGATCCAGGGAGTGGGTGGAACAGTTGACCCTCCACGATCTGAAAAGCCCCCTGGGATGGATCATCAATCTCCCCACCCTGTTGGAGGATATCGAGGGAACCACCCACGCCCATCTGGAAGTGGCCTCCATGGCGGGGAAAGCCGCCTATCGCATGCTGGATACCATCAATCACGCCATGGATCTGTACAAACTGGAAAACCAGGATATGGACTTGCCCAACGATTCCATCGATCTGACCGATCTGCTCAACCAGGTGTGCCGCGACATGCAGCCGGTAGCCGCCGCCAGAAAGATCAACCTGCGGATCGTGAAGGCACAAGAGACCGGATACACAGTCCAAGGCGCCTTTCATCTGCTTTATTCCCTGTTCGGGAACCTGCTCAAAAACGCCATCGAGGCCTCCCCGGATCAGCACGATGTCACCATCCGTCTGTTTCCAGGCCATACGGTCCAGATTCACAACCACGGCGCCGTCCCCGAGATGATCCGGAAGAACTTCTTCGAGAAATTCGTCACCCACGGCAAAAGACACGGCTCCGGTCTGGGTTCTTACGCGGCGTCGCTGATCAGCAAATTGCACAAGGGCAACATCATGCTGTGCGCGGGCATGGAAGAGACCGAAATCGCGGTCCAACTCCCGGCAAGCCCAACACCATGA
- a CDS encoding non-heme iron oxygenase ferredoxin subunit, with protein MQTSKEWLDVARVEDFPPGSMRSVTMDGRDVVVFHVDGSFHALLDCCTHDGGDLSSGTLAGAEIICPRHEARFDVRTGMVRAPPAYEDVPVVEVRVCHDRVQLKR; from the coding sequence ATGCAAACTTCTAAAGAGTGGCTCGATGTGGCCCGGGTGGAGGATTTTCCTCCAGGTTCCATGCGCAGCGTGACAATGGATGGTCGGGACGTGGTTGTCTTCCATGTGGATGGAAGCTTTCATGCCCTGTTGGACTGTTGCACCCACGACGGCGGGGATCTGTCCAGCGGCACCCTCGCCGGCGCAGAGATCATCTGTCCCCGGCATGAAGCCCGCTTTGATGTCCGGACCGGCATGGTGCGCGCGCCTCCCGCCTACGAGGATGTCCCTGTGGTGGAGGTTCGGGTCTGCCATGACCGGGTACAGTTGAAACGGTAA
- a CDS encoding sigma-54-dependent Fis family transcriptional regulator, whose amino-acid sequence MTTRCTAATIVLVDDDEWILNTTRLWLLNAGFTSIVVLNDNRELLPMLNDNLVGVVVLDLMMPHCSGQELLPEITRLHPEVQVIVMTGSQEIDSAVTCMKHGAIDYLLKPADPDRLVTCVQNAMQIYNLRSELHAIRRHLNTETPANPSAFSPILTRSRMMQQLFKYLEAVSLSPEPLLITGETGVGKELFARACHDAGCRTGAFIAENVAGLDELVFTDTLFGHRRGAFTGADQDRKGLVAQAAGGTLFLDEIGDIGPAAQIKLLRFLQEKQYLPLGMDHPVRTDVRIVAATLRDPNELVAKGLLRRDLYYRLSFHQLHIPPLRERKEDIPLLTVNFLEEAAAALNRPTPTPPQALFDHLAVYPFPGNVRELKAMVFDAVSRHQGHVMSLDCFRALQPGRHGTPSSPARLDDQGPSIQFSQTSFPTLKEAEELLIREALLRAGGKKSVAAALLGITRQALYSRLSNNKPSPS is encoded by the coding sequence ATGACAACCCGCTGCACCGCCGCCACGATCGTCTTGGTGGATGACGACGAGTGGATCCTGAATACCACACGTTTGTGGCTTCTGAATGCCGGGTTCACCTCCATCGTGGTCTTGAACGACAACCGCGAACTGTTGCCCATGTTGAACGACAACCTGGTCGGCGTGGTGGTTTTGGACCTGATGATGCCCCACTGCTCCGGACAGGAACTCCTGCCGGAGATCACCCGTCTGCATCCCGAAGTGCAAGTGATCGTGATGACCGGTTCCCAGGAGATCGATTCCGCCGTCACCTGCATGAAACATGGCGCCATCGATTACCTGCTCAAACCGGCGGATCCCGACCGGCTGGTCACCTGCGTACAAAATGCCATGCAGATCTACAATCTGCGCAGCGAGTTGCATGCGATCCGTCGCCACCTGAACACCGAGACACCGGCCAATCCTTCCGCCTTCTCTCCGATCCTGACCCGCAGCCGAATGATGCAGCAGTTGTTCAAATATCTCGAAGCGGTCTCCCTCTCCCCGGAACCCCTACTCATCACCGGTGAGACCGGCGTGGGCAAGGAGTTGTTCGCCCGGGCCTGCCATGACGCGGGCTGCCGCACCGGCGCTTTCATCGCCGAGAATGTCGCCGGCCTGGATGAGCTGGTTTTCACCGATACCCTGTTCGGTCATCGTCGGGGTGCCTTCACCGGGGCGGACCAGGACCGGAAAGGGCTGGTGGCCCAGGCGGCGGGTGGCACCCTTTTTCTGGATGAAATCGGCGACATCGGCCCGGCTGCCCAGATCAAGCTGTTGCGCTTTCTTCAAGAAAAGCAGTATCTGCCCCTGGGCATGGACCATCCGGTGCGCACCGATGTCCGGATCGTCGCCGCCACCTTGCGGGATCCGAACGAACTGGTCGCCAAGGGACTGCTGCGACGGGATCTCTATTATCGTCTTTCGTTCCACCAGTTGCACATCCCACCGTTGCGGGAGCGCAAGGAGGATATCCCCCTGCTGACGGTCAACTTTCTGGAAGAGGCCGCCGCGGCCCTCAACCGACCCACTCCCACGCCCCCCCAGGCCCTGTTCGACCATCTGGCGGTCTATCCTTTTCCAGGCAATGTGCGGGAACTCAAAGCCATGGTCTTCGACGCGGTTTCCCGCCACCAGGGCCATGTCATGTCCCTGGACTGTTTCCGCGCCTTGCAACCGGGACGCCATGGAACGCCCTCTTCCCCCGCACGCCTCGACGATCAAGGCCCCTCCATCCAATTTTCCCAGACCAGCTTTCCCACCCTCAAGGAAGCGGAAGAACTGCTCATCCGCGAAGCCCTCCTCCGCGCCGGGGGCAAAAAAAGCGTTGCCGCCGCCCTGCTGGGCATCACCCGACAGGCCCTGTACAGCCGCCTGTCCAACAACAAACCATCCCCCTCCTGA
- the sufB gene encoding Fe-S cluster assembly protein SufB: protein MNDRPVVASAMARSYKYGFVTPIQSDTMTPGLDEQVIRLISAKKQEPAFMLEWRLAAYRHWLGMTEPDWSSVRYPPIDYQAISYYSSPLADNPDAVALKDVDPALLATYEKLGIPLDERLALAGVAVDAVFDSVSVATTHQKKLEEMGILFCSMSEAVRKYGALVRRYLGSVVPPGDNFFAALNAAVFSDGTFCYIPPGVRCPMELSTYFRINAARTGQFERTLIIADEYSHVGYLEGCSAPQRDRHQLHAAVVELIAMEGAEIRYSTVQNWYPGDAEGRGGIYNFVTKRGECRGDHSRISWTQVETGSAITWKYPSVILRGAGSSGQFHSVALTNHHQQADTGTKMIHIGANTTSTILSKGISAGHGHNAYRGLVKMLAGAKGARNHSQCDSLLLGGHCSAHTYPYIEVKNHSANVEHEATTSRISEDQLFYCQQRGLSSEEAVSLIVNGFCQEVLSELPMEFSVEARKLLAVSLEGSVG, encoded by the coding sequence ATGAACGACAGACCAGTGGTCGCCAGCGCCATGGCGCGCAGTTACAAATATGGCTTCGTCACCCCGATCCAGTCCGATACCATGACACCAGGACTCGATGAACAGGTGATCCGACTGATCTCCGCCAAAAAACAGGAACCGGCATTCATGCTGGAGTGGCGATTGGCCGCCTATCGACATTGGCTGGGCATGACCGAACCCGACTGGTCGAGCGTGCGTTATCCACCCATCGATTATCAGGCGATCAGTTATTACTCTTCTCCTCTTGCCGACAACCCGGATGCGGTCGCCTTGAAAGATGTGGATCCGGCCCTGCTGGCCACCTACGAAAAGCTGGGCATCCCCCTGGATGAACGCCTGGCTCTGGCTGGAGTGGCGGTGGACGCGGTGTTCGACAGTGTGTCGGTGGCCACCACGCATCAAAAGAAATTGGAGGAAATGGGCATTTTGTTCTGTTCCATGTCCGAAGCGGTCCGAAAATACGGGGCGCTGGTGCGTCGTTATCTGGGTTCGGTGGTGCCGCCCGGGGACAACTTCTTCGCCGCTCTGAACGCGGCGGTCTTCAGCGATGGCACGTTTTGCTACATTCCGCCGGGTGTACGCTGCCCCATGGAACTGTCCACCTATTTCCGCATCAACGCGGCCCGGACCGGCCAGTTTGAACGCACCCTGATCATCGCGGACGAATACAGCCACGTCGGTTATCTGGAAGGGTGCTCGGCACCCCAGAGGGACCGCCATCAACTTCATGCCGCCGTGGTGGAACTGATCGCCATGGAAGGGGCGGAGATCCGGTATTCGACGGTGCAAAACTGGTATCCCGGAGACGCCGAGGGACGGGGAGGCATCTACAATTTCGTGACCAAACGGGGCGAGTGCCGGGGAGACCACTCCCGCATCTCCTGGACCCAGGTGGAAACGGGTTCCGCCATCACCTGGAAGTATCCCAGCGTGATTCTGCGCGGCGCGGGATCGAGCGGACAGTTCCATTCCGTGGCGTTGACCAACCATCACCAGCAGGCCGACACCGGCACCAAGATGATTCACATCGGCGCCAATACCACCAGTACGATCCTGAGCAAGGGGATTTCCGCCGGACACGGGCACAACGCCTACCGGGGGCTAGTCAAGATGCTGGCGGGGGCGAAAGGAGCGCGCAATCACAGTCAATGCGACTCCCTGCTGTTGGGCGGACACTGTTCGGCCCATACCTACCCTTACATCGAGGTCAAGAATCACAGCGCCAACGTGGAACACGAGGCAACCACTTCCCGCATCAGCGAGGATCAACTGTTCTACTGCCAGCAACGGGGCCTGAGCAGCGAGGAGGCGGTTTCCCTGATCGTCAATGGATTTTGTCAGGAAGTCTTGAGCGAACTGCCCATGGAATTCTCCGTGGAGGCGCGCAAACTCCTGGCCGTCAGCCTGGAGGGGAGTGTGGGATGA
- a CDS encoding SUF system NifU family Fe-S cluster assembly protein, translating to MKPDRDLYEEVILDHNRNPFHYMHTPPNTTHRAHGFNPTCGDEFTLSLQIEDGVIQHAGFDGAGCSVSVAAASMMTEVLEGLSVPEAETLFQQMTAFLHGDPVTPRAKDRPLGKLELVGGFLDYPDRIKCANLAWFILHAALKQDSKTISTE from the coding sequence ATGAAACCGGATCGGGATCTTTACGAAGAGGTGATTCTGGATCACAACCGGAATCCCTTCCATTACATGCACACCCCACCCAACACCACCCATCGTGCCCATGGATTCAACCCCACCTGCGGCGATGAGTTCACCCTCTCCTTGCAAATCGAAGACGGGGTGATTCAACACGCCGGTTTTGATGGGGCGGGCTGTTCGGTTTCCGTCGCGGCGGCCTCCATGATGACCGAGGTGCTGGAAGGGTTGAGCGTACCCGAAGCGGAAACCCTGTTCCAGCAGATGACCGCCTTCTTGCACGGTGATCCCGTCACGCCCCGGGCAAAGGACAGGCCATTGGGCAAACTGGAACTGGTGGGGGGATTTCTCGACTATCCGGACCGCATCAAATGCGCCAATCTGGCCTGGTTCATTCTGCACGCAGCCCTGAAACAAGACTCCAAGACCATCAGCACCGAATGA
- the sufD gene encoding Fe-S cluster assembly protein SufD, translating into MNTILHTCQTRFNANGAQLPGWNALPIRSSRQESLQRGLESGLPTQKLETWKYTPTRTLSRDNWGFPANGCVGIDLEDLDVFLVDRREAYRLVFVNGALSRPLSCLKDLPVGIRVESMARMARESPAVLTPYLDNFLAGNDQGFAEINHALWLDGAFVQLPPGSRLPKPLQLLFLTTAFQEPIVTLPWNVVVAGNDAQATVIESYATLGQASHFTNAYTTLILNPQARLEHLLLLAESRLAHHVGTVQAIQMDRSQLDSKIFSIGGELTRQELHITLAGEESACVQEGLFLADGRQHMDFHTWVHHTRSHTLSRQQFKGVLDDQAHGVFNGVVRVPQGLHHIHAHQKTANLLLSDSTEIDAKPQLEIHSDAVQCNHGASVGTLDQEALFYLRSRGLDPDAARRVLVHGFADELLQRVKPDAVRNWVGQCLHLGETSP; encoded by the coding sequence ATGAACACCATTTTGCACACCTGCCAAACCCGATTCAACGCCAACGGCGCGCAACTGCCTGGATGGAACGCCCTGCCGATCCGCAGCAGTCGTCAGGAGTCCCTGCAACGCGGTCTGGAGAGCGGTCTGCCAACCCAGAAACTCGAAACCTGGAAATACACCCCAACCCGAACACTCTCCCGGGACAACTGGGGGTTTCCCGCCAACGGTTGCGTGGGAATCGACCTGGAGGATCTCGATGTGTTCCTGGTGGACCGTCGGGAGGCCTATCGACTGGTGTTCGTCAATGGCGCGCTCTCCCGTCCGCTCTCCTGCCTGAAGGATCTGCCCGTCGGAATCCGGGTGGAAAGCATGGCGAGAATGGCCCGGGAGTCCCCTGCCGTGCTCACACCCTATCTGGACAACTTTCTGGCCGGCAACGATCAGGGATTTGCGGAAATCAATCATGCCTTGTGGCTGGATGGCGCCTTTGTCCAACTGCCGCCGGGGAGCAGACTGCCCAAACCCTTGCAACTGCTGTTTCTCACCACCGCCTTTCAAGAACCGATCGTCACGCTGCCCTGGAACGTGGTGGTGGCCGGAAACGATGCCCAGGCGACGGTGATCGAAAGTTACGCCACCCTGGGTCAGGCCAGCCATTTCACCAATGCCTACACGACCCTGATTCTGAACCCACAGGCCAGACTGGAACATCTGCTGCTGTTGGCGGAAAGCCGTCTGGCCCATCATGTGGGCACCGTGCAGGCCATACAGATGGACCGCAGCCAACTGGATTCCAAAATCTTCTCCATCGGGGGAGAACTGACCCGTCAGGAACTGCACATCACACTGGCCGGCGAGGAGTCGGCCTGCGTACAGGAGGGCTTGTTCCTGGCTGACGGGCGACAACACATGGATTTTCACACCTGGGTCCACCACACCCGCTCCCACACCCTGTCCAGACAACAGTTCAAGGGGGTTCTGGATGATCAGGCGCACGGGGTGTTCAACGGAGTGGTGCGGGTTCCCCAAGGTCTGCACCATATACACGCGCACCAGAAAACCGCCAATCTGCTGCTGTCAGACAGCACGGAAATCGATGCCAAACCCCAACTGGAAATCCACAGCGACGCCGTGCAATGCAACCATGGCGCATCCGTCGGCACCCTGGACCAGGAAGCGCTGTTTTATCTGCGCAGTCGCGGACTGGATCCGGATGCCGCCCGCAGGGTGCTGGTCCATGGATTCGCCGACGAACTGTTGCAACGGGTCAAACCGGACGCTGTGCGGAACTGGGTCGGACAATGCCTTCATCTGGGAGAAACATCGCCATGA